One genomic region from Balneola sp. encodes:
- a CDS encoding S9 family peptidase, with protein MHLFSQRSSSVVFAIISLLIISSGCKMYSEKVTEEDYKRAEKFLSSHTNSLVYGNISGEEWLEDQRLVYRHSLEEGTEIMIAHPAEGTAERAFDHERLADVLSGMMDEEVTPLELPFRSFEFSDEGSAITFSSAGDDYRCGLSNYNCEVTGETERPNWNESVSPDGKKAVFIEDYNLYMRNLETGQVTQLTTDGQEDFGYATNNAGWVKRDGPVLLWSPDSKRISTFQQDARGVGEMYLASTKVGHPNLQAWKYPLPGDSLIFRIHRVVINLEPSPRVVRLRKDPDPQRSTITDHIAGWGGNFLDNEWSDDSNTLAFASVSRDHQDVHLQTADPNTGRVRSVLKEGTDTFFESGNDLINWHVLNESNEVIWFSERDNWGHLYLYDLQTGKLKNQITSGNWAVHQVRHIDEENRVIYFTGANREEGDPYFEYFYRINFDGSELQLLTPEEANHEIEMDESGSYFVDTYSTPTTPPVSVIRDHNGEELVNLATADISKLQANGWVPPVPFSVKARDGETDLYGLMYKPSNFSSSSSYPVLNYLYPGPQSGSVGSRSFRASRSDKQALAELGFIVVEVDAMGTPGRSKSFHEFYYGNMGDNGLPDQITTIKQLGERHSWMDIDRVGIFGHSGGGFASTRALFAYPEFYDVAVSGAGNHDNRNYADPWGEKWQGLLKATNIDGATDDQSTNYDNQANQLVADSLQGKLLITHGTLDTNVPPYNTLLVVNALIEANKDFDMIMFPNRGHGYYGEDYMMRKRWDYFVEHLKGVEPPKEFEFGVD; from the coding sequence ATGCACTTGTTTTCTCAACGTTCCTCATCTGTAGTATTTGCTATCATATCTCTTCTTATAATTTCTTCGGGTTGCAAAATGTATTCCGAAAAAGTAACAGAAGAAGATTATAAAAGAGCTGAAAAATTTCTATCCAGTCATACCAACTCTCTGGTTTATGGTAACATTTCCGGGGAAGAGTGGCTCGAGGACCAGCGATTAGTTTATCGCCATTCTTTGGAAGAAGGAACAGAAATTATGATTGCTCATCCCGCCGAGGGAACTGCAGAGCGAGCTTTTGATCACGAGCGCCTGGCTGATGTTCTTTCCGGAATGATGGATGAGGAAGTAACCCCTCTAGAACTCCCATTCCGAAGCTTTGAGTTTAGTGATGAAGGTTCAGCCATTACCTTCTCTTCCGCCGGTGATGATTATCGCTGTGGGTTATCAAACTACAACTGCGAAGTCACCGGGGAAACAGAACGGCCCAATTGGAATGAATCAGTTTCTCCTGATGGTAAAAAAGCCGTATTCATTGAGGACTATAACCTCTACATGCGAAATCTGGAAACCGGGCAAGTGACTCAACTAACTACCGATGGTCAGGAAGACTTTGGCTATGCAACCAATAATGCCGGCTGGGTGAAAAGAGACGGACCGGTTTTGCTGTGGTCTCCCGATTCAAAACGAATATCTACTTTTCAACAGGATGCTCGCGGTGTTGGTGAAATGTATCTGGCTTCCACAAAGGTAGGACATCCAAACTTACAGGCATGGAAATATCCCCTTCCGGGAGACAGTCTGATTTTCAGAATACACCGGGTTGTTATTAATCTTGAGCCTTCACCTCGTGTGGTCAGGCTTAGAAAAGATCCCGATCCACAGCGTTCAACAATCACTGATCATATAGCTGGTTGGGGCGGTAATTTTTTGGATAATGAATGGAGTGATGACAGCAACACGCTGGCTTTTGCTTCCGTCTCCCGGGATCATCAGGATGTTCATCTTCAAACAGCTGATCCAAATACCGGACGTGTTCGTTCTGTGCTGAAGGAAGGAACAGATACGTTTTTTGAATCCGGTAATGATTTGATCAATTGGCATGTACTGAATGAAAGCAATGAAGTCATCTGGTTTTCTGAGCGGGATAACTGGGGACATTTATATCTGTATGACCTTCAAACCGGAAAACTAAAAAACCAAATAACCTCCGGAAATTGGGCTGTCCATCAGGTTCGGCATATAGATGAAGAGAATCGGGTTATATACTTTACCGGAGCTAACCGCGAAGAAGGCGATCCCTATTTTGAATATTTTTATCGCATCAATTTTGATGGTTCGGAACTACAGTTACTCACTCCAGAAGAGGCAAATCATGAGATAGAAATGGACGAATCAGGGAGCTATTTCGTAGATACCTATTCTACACCAACCACTCCTCCCGTTTCGGTAATCAGAGATCATAATGGTGAAGAACTTGTCAATCTTGCTACCGCCGACATCTCCAAATTGCAGGCAAATGGTTGGGTGCCTCCTGTTCCCTTTTCCGTGAAGGCACGTGATGGCGAGACTGATTTATATGGATTGATGTATAAGCCTTCGAACTTCAGCTCCTCCAGCTCTTACCCCGTATTGAATTACCTATATCCGGGCCCCCAATCTGGCAGCGTTGGCAGCCGTTCTTTCCGCGCCTCCAGATCTGATAAACAAGCACTGGCAGAACTTGGCTTTATCGTGGTTGAAGTTGATGCTATGGGCACACCGGGACGATCTAAGTCATTTCATGAGTTTTACTACGGCAACATGGGCGACAACGGTCTTCCCGACCAAATCACCACCATCAAACAGCTTGGCGAACGCCACTCCTGGATGGATATAGACCGAGTTGGAATTTTTGGTCACTCCGGCGGTGGCTTTGCTTCTACCCGTGCACTTTTTGCTTATCCTGAATTTTATGATGTGGCTGTATCGGGTGCAGGAAATCACGATAACAGAAACTATGCTGACCCTTGGGGAGAGAAATGGCAGGGATTACTGAAAGCCACCAACATAGACGGCGCTACAGACGATCAATCCACCAACTACGACAACCAAGCCAACCAACTAGTGGCAGATAGCTTACAAGGCAAGCTGCTTATCACGCATGGCACTTTGGACACCAACGTCCCTCCTTACAACACGCTGTTAGTTGTGAATGCTCTTATTGAAGCCAATAAAGATTTTGATATGATTATGTTTCCTAATCGCGGGCATGGTTATTATGGTGAAGATTACATGATGCGGAAGCGATGGGATTACTTTGTGGAGCATCTAAAAGGAGTGGAACCGCCTAAGGAATTTGAATTTGGGGTTGATTAG
- the tmpT gene encoding thiopurine S-methyltransferase → MNPDFWHQKWKNNQIGFHNPIPHPLLIQYADKLSLDKGQRIFLPLCGKTLDIGWLLSEGYRVAGVELNEMAVLQLFEELELEPNIKIDDKLKHYTANNIDIFVGDVFDLTKEMLGEIDAIYDRAALVALPYEMRKQYSVHLLNITHKAPQLILSFEYDQELASGPPFSISEDEIHEHYSNSYKVNHLTTKHLPSFLGGISAKEHVWLLNRN, encoded by the coding sequence ATGAACCCTGATTTTTGGCATCAAAAATGGAAAAACAATCAAATTGGTTTTCATAATCCCATTCCCCATCCTCTCTTGATTCAGTATGCTGATAAGCTTTCTCTGGATAAAGGTCAGCGAATCTTTCTTCCTCTTTGTGGAAAAACTCTGGATATCGGGTGGCTACTTTCTGAGGGATATCGAGTTGCCGGAGTTGAACTAAATGAAATGGCCGTTCTGCAATTGTTTGAAGAATTAGAGCTGGAACCAAACATCAAAATTGATGATAAACTTAAACACTACACAGCCAATAATATCGATATCTTTGTTGGTGATGTTTTTGATTTAACAAAAGAAATGCTCGGTGAGATTGATGCTATTTATGATCGCGCTGCATTGGTAGCCCTTCCCTATGAAATGCGCAAACAATACTCGGTTCACTTACTGAATATCACTCATAAAGCTCCACAACTTATTCTATCCTTCGAATATGATCAGGAGCTTGCTAGTGGTCCGCCCTTTTCTATTTCGGAAGATGAGATTCATGAGCACTACAGCAACAGCTATAAGGTGAATCATTTGACTACTAAACATCTGCCTTCTTTTTTGGGTGGAATCTCCGCAAAAGAACATGTTTGGCTACTAAACCGGAATTAG
- a CDS encoding phosphinothricin acetyltransferase — protein sequence MIRPVQDTDLSSIIDIYNYYIRETTVSFEEQEISEKELDHRIHKVKSEGLPWLVAEKGRKLIGYAYATKWKERSAYRYSVEISVYIDQSSQGQGWGTKLYQALFTELQKLDIHLVIGGITLPNNASIALHEKFGMEKVAHFKEVGFKFGEWRDVGYWQMKL from the coding sequence ATGATACGTCCTGTCCAAGACACTGATCTCTCTTCTATCATAGATATTTATAACTACTACATCCGCGAGACTACGGTCTCTTTCGAAGAACAGGAAATCAGCGAAAAAGAACTTGATCATCGAATTCATAAGGTTAAATCGGAGGGGCTTCCATGGCTAGTGGCAGAAAAAGGTCGCAAGCTCATCGGGTATGCCTACGCAACCAAATGGAAAGAGCGTTCTGCTTATCGCTATTCTGTAGAGATTTCCGTTTATATAGATCAATCTTCACAAGGCCAAGGCTGGGGCACCAAATTGTATCAAGCGTTATTTACAGAGCTTCAAAAACTTGATATACATCTTGTTATCGGTGGAATCACGCTTCCGAATAACGCCAGTATTGCGTTGCATGAGAAGTTTGGGATGGAAAAAGTCGCACACTTTAAGGAAGTGGGATTCAAATTTGGAGAATGGCGGGATGTCGGATATTGGCAAATGAAGCTATAA
- a CDS encoding RNA methyltransferase codes for MAYDEGLAHRIREQISERTDVVEKNMFGGLCFMVAGHMAFGIVKNQLMARVGPNQYEACLSKPHAKEMDFTGKAMKGMIYVSPDGLSDDSDLKNWLDTCLSFIASLPPKQYEDR; via the coding sequence ATGGCTTACGATGAAGGTCTGGCTCATAGAATACGTGAGCAGATTTCAGAAAGAACGGATGTAGTTGAAAAGAACATGTTTGGCGGACTTTGCTTTATGGTTGCCGGACATATGGCTTTTGGCATTGTTAAAAATCAGCTAATGGCTCGAGTTGGCCCAAATCAATATGAAGCATGTTTATCAAAACCTCATGCTAAAGAAATGGATTTTACCGGAAAAGCTATGAAGGGTATGATTTATGTCTCTCCTGATGGATTAAGTGACGACTCCGATTTAAAAAATTGGCTTGATACTTGTCTTAGTTTCATTGCCTCGCTTCCTCCTAAACAATATGAAGATCGCTGA
- a CDS encoding chemotaxis response regulator protein-glutamate methylesterase → MIKVLIVDDSEIDRKLISYALNKETGIEVVGTAENPYVAKDLIKLLKPDVITLDLHMPRMDGLTFLAKIMELNPYPVIIVSSYTPKNSSYALKALRMGALDTISKPGLEYDVKEFSKRLIQTVRVASTARIQSPNINRTVNKVSTKVSNAGNKIIAIGSSTGGTRALEFLLNELPAGLPGIVIVQHLPESFTKSFADRLNKNSVLNISEATDNVEIKPGSVHIAKGNKHMVVQKRGEKSYIRVTGGEKIHYHRPSVDVLFNSVAEEFGPMATGVILTGMGSDGAKGLLKMREKGAYTIGQDETSSVVYGMPKVAYELGAVSNQLPLEEIPDKIIEAVSSPKSSSLKTALSQDLN, encoded by the coding sequence ATGATTAAAGTGCTTATTGTTGATGATTCAGAAATTGACCGAAAACTTATTTCCTATGCACTAAATAAGGAAACAGGAATTGAGGTGGTGGGGACTGCCGAAAATCCCTATGTGGCCAAAGACCTTATCAAGCTTTTGAAGCCGGATGTCATCACTCTGGATTTACATATGCCCAGAATGGATGGATTGACTTTTCTGGCTAAGATCATGGAGCTGAATCCTTATCCGGTAATCATTGTCAGTTCTTATACTCCCAAGAATAGTTCCTATGCTCTTAAAGCGCTTCGTATGGGAGCCCTGGATACGATTTCAAAGCCGGGACTCGAGTATGACGTCAAAGAGTTTTCTAAAAGACTGATCCAAACCGTACGTGTGGCTTCAACGGCCAGAATACAGTCACCCAATATTAACAGAACAGTTAATAAAGTCTCAACAAAGGTAAGTAATGCAGGCAATAAAATTATTGCTATCGGTTCTTCAACTGGTGGGACCAGGGCGCTTGAATTTTTACTGAATGAGTTGCCTGCAGGTCTACCAGGAATTGTGATTGTACAGCACCTTCCAGAGTCTTTCACTAAAAGTTTTGCAGACAGGCTAAATAAAAATTCTGTATTAAATATAAGCGAAGCGACTGATAACGTAGAAATAAAACCCGGTTCAGTTCATATAGCAAAAGGTAACAAGCATATGGTTGTTCAGAAAAGGGGCGAGAAAAGCTATATAAGAGTGACTGGTGGAGAGAAAATTCATTATCACCGCCCCAGTGTTGATGTTCTGTTTAATTCAGTGGCTGAAGAATTCGGACCTATGGCAACGGGAGTAATATTGACAGGAATGGGCTCAGATGGAGCAAAGGGTTTACTGAAGATGAGAGAAAAAGGAGCCTATACTATTGGACAGGATGAGACATCAAGTGTAGTATATGGGATGCCAAAAGTAGCATATGAACTTGGTGCGGTTAGTAATCAATTACCTTTGGAAGAAATTCCTGACAAGATTATTGAAGCCGTAAGTAGTCCAAAAAGCAGCTCATTAAAAACTGCTTTAAGCCAAGATCTAAATTAA
- a CDS encoding sodium-dependent transporter has protein sequence MSANSKQRFSSKLGMILSVLGIAVGTGNIWRFPRIAAQNGGEEGAGAFLFAWACFLILWSIPLIIAEYGMGRNGRKGVVGSFVELIGKKKGWLGGFVAFVATAIMFYYSVVASWCVYYLITSITSALPADLQQANMIWEGFQGSNFPIIGHAFVMGVGGFIVIKGISSIEKVNKVLIPSLLLVLVVSLIKALSLENSGLGLEYLFTPDWATLKKPEIWLEALTQNAWDTGAAWGLILTYAAYMRKSDDVTISAFQTGIGNNIVSLVSAMIIFSTVFGTLSPQMGSGEILEVMKTSGPASTGLTFIWMPQLFAKMGGGGIFAILFFLGLTFAAFSSLISMIEMAVKVFVDMGTDRKKATFIICGAGFGFGIPSALNLTFFANQDFVWGVGLMVSGALISYAVIKYGTTKFREELINTEERSATLGPWWEIIIKYVVPIEVVTLLGWWMYLSATSYAPDTWYNPLSAFSVATVLLQWALAVALVWFFRKRLMSSKEADTVDF, from the coding sequence ATGTCGGCAAATTCAAAACAACGTTTTTCTTCTAAGCTAGGTATGATATTAAGTGTACTTGGTATTGCAGTTGGGACGGGTAATATTTGGAGATTTCCAAGAATCGCAGCTCAAAACGGAGGAGAAGAAGGAGCAGGAGCTTTTCTGTTTGCCTGGGCTTGTTTTCTAATCCTCTGGTCTATACCTCTTATTATCGCTGAATATGGAATGGGACGTAATGGCCGGAAAGGGGTTGTAGGTTCTTTTGTTGAATTAATCGGAAAGAAAAAAGGCTGGCTTGGTGGTTTTGTGGCATTTGTTGCCACCGCTATTATGTTTTACTACAGTGTGGTTGCCAGCTGGTGTGTCTATTATCTAATCACATCCATTACCTCAGCTTTACCCGCAGACCTGCAGCAGGCTAATATGATATGGGAAGGCTTTCAGGGATCTAACTTCCCAATAATAGGTCACGCTTTTGTGATGGGGGTCGGAGGCTTTATTGTAATTAAAGGAATCTCCTCTATTGAAAAAGTGAATAAGGTTCTGATTCCATCATTACTCTTGGTTCTTGTAGTATCACTTATTAAAGCACTTTCGCTGGAGAACAGTGGATTAGGTCTGGAATATTTGTTTACCCCAGACTGGGCAACGTTGAAGAAACCTGAAATCTGGCTGGAAGCTCTAACCCAGAACGCCTGGGACACTGGAGCAGCGTGGGGTTTGATTCTTACTTATGCGGCTTACATGCGAAAATCTGATGACGTGACCATTAGTGCTTTTCAGACGGGTATTGGAAATAACATCGTTTCTCTGGTATCAGCGATGATCATTTTCTCGACGGTATTTGGGACTTTAAGCCCACAAATGGGAAGTGGAGAGATATTGGAGGTTATGAAAACTTCAGGCCCTGCCTCTACAGGTTTAACCTTTATCTGGATGCCGCAGCTGTTTGCTAAAATGGGAGGAGGCGGCATCTTTGCTATTCTATTCTTTCTTGGTCTAACGTTTGCAGCCTTTAGCTCATTGATATCTATGATTGAAATGGCGGTTAAAGTATTTGTAGATATGGGAACCGACCGTAAGAAGGCCACATTTATTATATGTGGAGCCGGTTTTGGGTTTGGAATTCCATCAGCATTAAATCTCACTTTCTTTGCCAATCAGGATTTCGTTTGGGGAGTAGGATTGATGGTTTCAGGTGCCCTGATCTCTTATGCAGTTATTAAATATGGAACTACCAAATTCCGGGAAGAACTTATCAATACCGAAGAACGCTCAGCTACTTTAGGCCCTTGGTGGGAAATTATCATCAAGTATGTAGTGCCTATCGAAGTGGTTACTCTTTTAGGATGGTGGATGTATCTGTCAGCAACCTCATACGCTCCGGATACGTGGTACAACCCGTTGAGTGCATTTTCTGTAGCAACAGTACTGTTACAATGGGCGCTTGCTGTAGCTCTTGTATGGTTCTTTAGAAAGCGATTGATGTCGAGCAAGGAAGCTGATACCGTAGATTTCTAA